The genomic stretch AGATCCGCGCGCGGGCTCATAGGATGAGGGCGATGAACTTCCTGGCAGAGCTCGGCCCCCTGGTGCTTGCCCTGGCCCTGTTGGCTGGGGTGGTGCTGGCTGCCGTCCTGCTCTACCGCACCCACGACGACGACGCCGGCCCCGCCTCCGCGCGCCAGGCGGTGATCTCTCCAGAGATCCGGGAACAGCTCAGCGAGGCCGAAGAGTCGCTGCGCCGTCAGCTGGTGGAGGCGGAGCTGCGGTCGCTGCGCGCGCAGATCTCCCCGCATTTCATCTACAACAGCCTCAACGCCATCGCCGCGAGCATCCCCACCGACCCGGTCCGGGCCCGCGAGCTGGTGCTCGACTTCGCCGATTTCACCCGGTACAGCCTGCGTGCCGAGGGGGAGTACACGACACTGCGCGAGGAGCTCACCGCCGTGGAGAGCTATGTGCTCCTGGAGAAGGCCCGCTTCGGGGAGCGGATCCAGGTGAAGCTGCAGATCGCTCCGGAGGTGCTCGGAGTCCAGATCCCCTTCCTCGCCGTGCAGCCCCTGGTGGAGAACGCGGTGCGGCACGGAGTCGACTCTGACACCGGCTCCGGGACGGTCTGGCTGCGCGCCGCGGACACCGCCACCCATGCGGAGATCAGCGTGGAGGATGACGGTCCTGGTGCGGACCCGGAGGCGATCCGCCAGGTGCTCCACGGCGCGGCCGGCAATGCGCACATCGGGGTGCGCAATGTGGATCTTCGACTGCGTCAGGCCTACGGCGCCGCTGCCGGGCTCGTGGTGGAGACCGCCCCCGGAGCCGGGATGAGGGTCTCTATGCGGGTCCCGAAGTTCCAGCCCGACCCGGTGCACTCCGACCCGGTGCGGACCGAGTCGCCGAACGTCCAGCGTCAGCCGGTGACACAGTCCCCGCCGGCCCGGCAGCCAGGCAAGGATCTGGGAGCGTCATGACAGATGCCGCTATGCGTCCCCCGGGTCTGAGCATCCTGGTGGTGGACGACGAGCCGCTCGCGGTCTCGCAGATGACGTGGCTGCTTGCCGCCGAGCCGCAGGCCGGGGAGGTCTTCACCGCCACCGATGCGCGCAGCGCCGAACAGGAGCTTCAGCGACGACGCATCGATGTGGTGCTGCTGGACATCCATATGCCCGGGATGAGCGGACTCGGCCTGGCCCGGAGGCTGCGGGATCAGCCATCAGCTGCAGTGCAGGCCGGGCCTGGGCCGCAGGTGATCTTCGTGACCGCAGACGCCCATCCCGCGGTGGAGGCCTTCGAGCTGGAGGCCCGGGACTACCTGCTCAAACCGGTGCGCGCGCAGCGCCTGGCCGAGGCGCTGCGGCGTGCGACGGCGGCGCGCGAGGCCGCCGAGCAGGAGCGGCAGGAATCCCCCCGGGTCTCGGTGCTCCAGGGTGACTCCACGGTGCTGATCGCGCTGCAGGACATCCGCTGGGTGCAGGCGCACGGGGACTATGCGCGGCTGCACACCCATGCCGGGGCCTATCTGCTGCGGACGCCGCTGGCCGAGCTGGCCGAAGCGTGGCAGGAGCACGGGTTCCTGCGCACCCACCGATCCTCCCTGGTCAACGTGGCGCACGTGCAGAAGGTGACCCGCAGACAGGGGCACATGATCATCGAAGTCCCCGGCGCTGAGCTGGAGGTCAGTCGACGCCTGATGCCGCAGGTGCGCGAACGCCTGGAAGCCGGTCGCTGATGCCCCAGCCAACCGAGCCACCCCAGACACCCCAGACACCCGCGCCACCCCAGCCACCCCAGCCCCGCACCCCCGGCTCCGCCGTCGGGCGGGTTCCAGTCCACGGTCCGCAGTCGGTGCCCACGGTCCGGGAAGCCCTGCTGACCCGGGAGCAGGCCGCCGATCACGCGCGCAGCGCAGGACAGGACTCGGATCAGCGCTCCCACGCGGTGCGCTGCCTGAT from Nesterenkonia sandarakina encodes the following:
- a CDS encoding sensor histidine kinase; translated protein: MNFLAELGPLVLALALLAGVVLAAVLLYRTHDDDAGPASARQAVISPEIREQLSEAEESLRRQLVEAELRSLRAQISPHFIYNSLNAIAASIPTDPVRARELVLDFADFTRYSLRAEGEYTTLREELTAVESYVLLEKARFGERIQVKLQIAPEVLGVQIPFLAVQPLVENAVRHGVDSDTGSGTVWLRAADTATHAEISVEDDGPGADPEAIRQVLHGAAGNAHIGVRNVDLRLRQAYGAAAGLVVETAPGAGMRVSMRVPKFQPDPVHSDPVRTESPNVQRQPVTQSPPARQPGKDLGAS
- a CDS encoding LytR/AlgR family response regulator transcription factor, yielding MTDAAMRPPGLSILVVDDEPLAVSQMTWLLAAEPQAGEVFTATDARSAEQELQRRRIDVVLLDIHMPGMSGLGLARRLRDQPSAAVQAGPGPQVIFVTADAHPAVEAFELEARDYLLKPVRAQRLAEALRRATAAREAAEQERQESPRVSVLQGDSTVLIALQDIRWVQAHGDYARLHTHAGAYLLRTPLAELAEAWQEHGFLRTHRSSLVNVAHVQKVTRRQGHMIIEVPGAELEVSRRLMPQVRERLEAGR